A genomic stretch from Lysobacter soyae includes:
- a CDS encoding fumarate hydratase → MTAIRQEDFIQSVADALQYISYYHPVDYIKSLAAAYEREESTAAKDAMAQILINSRMCAEGHRPICQDTGIVTVFLEIGMNVSWPDATMGVEDMANEGVRRAYNNEDNKLRASVLADPAGKRKNTGDNTPAVVNIKVVPGDKVDVIVAAKGGGSEAKSKFAMLNPSDSIVDWVLKTVPTMGAGWCPPGMLGIGIGGTAEKAMLLAKESLMESIDINELKARGASNRAEELRLELFDKVNALGIGAQGLGGLTTVLDIKVKDYPTHAANLPVAMIPNCAATRHAHFTLDGSGPVMLDPPSLEDWPELTYDASKGRRVNLDEVTRDDVASWKPGEVILLSGKLLTGRDAAHKRMTQMLDAGETLPVDLKGRFIYYVGPVDPVRDEVVGPAGPTTATRMDKFTRQMLEQTGLLGMVGKAERGPAAIDAIRDNKSVYLMAVGGAAYLVSKAIKGAKVLAFPDLGMEAIYEFEVQDMPVTVAVDSNGTSVHQTGPKEWQAKIGKIPVVEI, encoded by the coding sequence ATGACCGCCATCCGCCAGGAAGACTTCATCCAATCCGTCGCCGACGCGCTGCAGTACATCTCGTACTACCACCCGGTGGACTACATCAAGAGCCTGGCCGCCGCCTATGAGCGCGAGGAATCGACCGCAGCGAAAGACGCGATGGCGCAGATCCTGATCAACTCGCGCATGTGCGCCGAAGGACATCGTCCGATTTGCCAAGACACCGGCATCGTCACTGTGTTCCTCGAAATCGGCATGAATGTCTCCTGGCCCGATGCCACGATGGGCGTCGAAGACATGGCCAACGAAGGCGTGCGTCGCGCCTACAACAACGAAGACAACAAACTGCGCGCTTCGGTGCTGGCCGATCCGGCGGGCAAGCGCAAGAACACCGGCGACAACACGCCGGCCGTCGTCAATATCAAAGTCGTGCCCGGCGACAAAGTCGACGTGATTGTGGCGGCCAAGGGTGGTGGCTCTGAGGCCAAGTCCAAGTTCGCGATGTTGAATCCTTCCGACTCCATCGTCGACTGGGTACTGAAAACCGTGCCGACCATGGGCGCGGGCTGGTGCCCTCCCGGCATGTTGGGCATCGGCATCGGCGGCACGGCGGAAAAAGCCATGCTGTTGGCCAAAGAGTCGTTGATGGAATCGATCGACATCAACGAACTCAAAGCGCGCGGTGCGTCAAATCGCGCCGAGGAGTTGCGTCTGGAGTTGTTCGACAAGGTCAATGCCCTGGGTATCGGCGCCCAAGGTCTTGGTGGCCTGACCACGGTGCTCGATATCAAGGTCAAGGATTATCCAACCCATGCCGCCAACTTGCCGGTGGCGATGATCCCGAACTGCGCGGCGACACGCCACGCGCATTTCACTTTGGACGGCAGCGGTCCGGTGATGTTGGATCCGCCGTCGTTGGAGGATTGGCCGGAACTCACCTACGACGCGTCCAAGGGCCGTCGCGTGAATTTGGATGAAGTGACCCGCGACGACGTGGCGTCGTGGAAGCCGGGCGAAGTGATTTTGCTTTCGGGCAAGTTGTTGACGGGTCGCGATGCCGCGCACAAGCGCATGACACAAATGCTGGATGCCGGTGAAACCTTGCCGGTCGATTTGAAGGGACGCTTCATCTACTACGTCGGTCCCGTGGATCCGGTGCGTGATGAGGTAGTGGGCCCTGCCGGTCCGACTACCGCGACGCGTATGGACAAGTTCACGCGCCAAATGCTCGAACAAACCGGTTTGCTTGGCATGGTTGGCAAGGCCGAGCGCGGTCCGGCGGCCATTGATGCCATTCGTGATAACAAATCGGTCTACCTAATGGCGGTGGGCGGTGCGGCGTATCTCGTCAGCAAAGCGATCAAGGGCGCGAAAGTGTTGGCGTTCCCGGATTTGGGGATGGAAGCCATCTACGAATTCGAGGTGCAGGATATGCCCGTCACGGTGGCTGTCGATTCGAACGGCACATCGGTGCATCAGACCGGGCCGAAGGAATGGCAGGCGAAGATTGGGAAGATTCCGGTGGTGGAGATTTAA
- a CDS encoding mechanosensitive ion channel family protein: protein MRLYSMIALDIPAVREHLPFLQSVENSFAEVQEKFAKLIANLPLLVVAVLIVAFAMWFGSWVSRRMKILRRISNHNPYMDGLLRNIVKFLIVLGGVLIALDMLGATSLVGAVLGSAGVVGLVLGFAFKDIAENYVSGILLSIRQPFYPGDSVRIDTHEGRVVALTSRATLLMTPDGNQLLLPNATVFKSVMLNYTRNPRRRFDFSTNIDVGTSWSQAMNIGVETIAKIPGVLSDPAPSALIQNLADNGATLHFFGWIDQKKSDLSKTRSEAMRLVRRKLREAGITPPDATQKVVLARITNEEESTHIANEAQHAGDVSVDRTLDEAVAHANQTEGGNLLDDRP from the coding sequence ATGAGGTTGTATTCAATGATCGCGTTGGACATTCCCGCAGTGCGCGAGCATCTGCCCTTTTTGCAGTCCGTGGAGAATTCGTTCGCGGAGGTGCAAGAAAAGTTCGCCAAATTGATCGCGAATCTGCCGCTACTGGTGGTGGCCGTCCTGATTGTCGCGTTCGCCATGTGGTTCGGAAGTTGGGTCAGCCGTCGCATGAAAATCCTGCGCCGGATTTCCAACCACAACCCGTACATGGACGGCTTGCTGCGCAATATCGTCAAATTCCTGATTGTGCTCGGCGGTGTCTTGATCGCGCTCGACATGCTCGGCGCGACCTCGTTGGTGGGCGCGGTGCTGGGCTCGGCCGGTGTGGTCGGACTCGTGCTCGGCTTTGCCTTCAAAGACATTGCCGAAAACTACGTGTCCGGCATTTTGCTCAGCATCCGCCAACCGTTCTATCCCGGCGACTCGGTACGCATCGATACGCATGAAGGCCGCGTCGTGGCATTGACTTCACGCGCGACCTTGCTGATGACGCCAGACGGCAATCAGCTGCTGCTGCCGAATGCGACGGTTTTCAAATCGGTAATGTTGAACTACACGCGCAACCCGCGTCGTCGCTTTGATTTCAGCACCAACATCGATGTCGGCACCTCCTGGAGTCAGGCGATGAACATTGGCGTTGAAACGATTGCCAAGATTCCCGGGGTGCTGAGTGATCCCGCGCCCAGTGCGCTGATCCAAAACCTGGCCGACAACGGCGCAACACTGCATTTCTTTGGCTGGATCGATCAAAAAAAGAGCGACCTGTCGAAAACGCGCAGTGAGGCGATGCGATTGGTACGTCGCAAGCTACGCGAGGCCGGCATCACGCCGCCGGATGCAACCCAAAAAGTCGTTCTCGCGCGAATTACAAACGAAGAAGAATCCACGCATATCGCCAACGAGGCCCAACATGCTGGAGACGTCTCCGTCGACCGCACCTTGGATGAAGCCGTCGCGCACGCCAACCAAACCGAAGGCGGCAATCTCCTAGACGACCGCCCCTAA
- a CDS encoding ferredoxin--NADP reductase gives MSESPYFTETVLEVHHWTDAYFSFTTTRDSGQRFENGQFVMIGLMTETPDGRSKPLVRAYSVASANWDERLHFFSIKVQDGPLTSKLQHLKVGDPILVSRKPTGTLLISDLHPGRNLFLLGTGTGLAPWLSVAQDPETYERFEKVIVCHGVRGAEDLAYREFFEQTLPNHEFLGDIVRDKLLYFPAVSREAFEFKGNDHHGRITDMLADGRMTRFLGLDDLDAKYDRAMICGSPAMLQDFRELLDARGFSAAPRIGMPGEYVFERAFVEK, from the coding sequence ATGTCTGAATCGCCGTATTTCACTGAAACCGTTCTCGAAGTCCATCACTGGACCGATGCCTATTTCAGTTTCACCACCACACGCGATTCGGGACAGCGTTTTGAGAACGGCCAGTTCGTGATGATCGGACTGATGACTGAGACGCCGGACGGACGCAGCAAACCGCTCGTGCGCGCCTATTCGGTGGCCAGTGCGAATTGGGACGAGCGACTGCACTTCTTCAGCATCAAGGTGCAGGACGGTCCGCTCACTTCGAAGCTGCAGCATTTGAAGGTGGGTGATCCGATTCTTGTCAGCCGCAAGCCCACGGGCACCCTGCTGATTTCCGATCTGCACCCGGGGCGAAATTTGTTCTTGCTCGGCACGGGCACGGGGCTGGCACCGTGGTTGTCGGTCGCACAGGATCCGGAAACCTACGAACGCTTTGAGAAAGTCATCGTCTGCCACGGCGTGCGTGGTGCGGAAGATTTGGCCTACCGCGAGTTTTTCGAGCAGACCTTGCCGAATCACGAATTTCTCGGCGACATTGTTCGCGACAAACTGCTTTACTTCCCAGCGGTGTCGCGCGAAGCGTTCGAGTTCAAGGGTAACGACCATCACGGCAGAATCACAGACATGTTGGCGGATGGCCGCATGACTCGCTTCCTGGGATTAGATGATCTGGATGCCAAATACGACCGCGCGATGATTTGCGGGAGTCCGGCGATGTTGCAGGATTTCCGTGAGCTGTTGGATGCTCGCGGGTTCTCGGCAGCGCCGCGCATCGGGATGCCGGGGGAGTATGTGTTTGAGCGGGCGTTTGTGGAGAAGTAA
- a CDS encoding ABC transporter ATP-binding protein, whose translation MPPPLPPQNLDFRQRVGAMRNIPPFLREIWSTSKPLTIASIGIRLIRAFLPIATLYIGKLIIDEAIRLIAAGVPHDLMDAWHAGHLNHLLLLLGLEFGLAIVSDLLGRLVSYVDTLLSERFTNATSIRLMEHAATLDLEDFEDADLQDKLDRARRQTMGRMNLLSQLFGQAQDMITVVSFAAGLIAYAPWLMLLLAIALIPAFVGESHFNAMNYSLNFQWTPERRQLEYLRQTSASVETAKEVKIFGLHNFFIDRFRELSDKFYDANRALAGKRAFWGTLLSALGTMGYYVAYGYIAWRTVRGDFSVGDLTFLAGSFRRLRQLLESLLTGFSQVASQALYLDDLYSFFEIQPEIISKADAIAVPKPIRTGFVFDNVGFRYEGSENWALRHLSFELHAGEVLALVGENGAGKTTLVKLLARLYDPDEGRITLDGRDLRDYDLDELRANIGVIFQDFVRYHMTAAENIGVGQISDMNNRARIEDAARRGMADEVIAGLPKGYEQVIGRRFKEGMDLSGGQWQKIAIARAYMRDAQVMILDEPTAALDARAEFEVFERFKELSDEKTAVLISHRFSSVRMADRILVLAHGKVEASGTHEQLMAQGGRYAELFELQAQGYR comes from the coding sequence ATGCCGCCACCCCTCCCCCCGCAAAATCTCGACTTCCGCCAACGCGTCGGCGCTATGCGCAACATCCCGCCGTTTTTGCGCGAGATCTGGTCGACCAGCAAACCGCTCACCATCGCCAGTATCGGCATCCGGCTGATTCGGGCCTTCTTGCCGATTGCAACGCTGTACATCGGCAAGCTGATCATTGATGAAGCCATTCGACTCATCGCCGCCGGTGTGCCGCATGACCTGATGGATGCTTGGCATGCGGGTCACCTCAACCATTTGTTGCTGTTGCTGGGTTTGGAGTTCGGGCTCGCCATCGTCTCCGACTTGCTCGGGCGCCTGGTGTCTTACGTGGACACGCTGCTCTCCGAACGCTTCACCAATGCGACGTCGATCCGCTTGATGGAGCATGCGGCGACGCTGGACTTGGAAGATTTCGAGGACGCGGATCTGCAAGACAAGCTCGATCGTGCACGTCGCCAGACCATGGGACGCATGAACTTGCTGTCGCAGTTGTTCGGTCAAGCGCAGGACATGATCACGGTGGTGAGTTTCGCGGCCGGCCTCATTGCTTATGCGCCGTGGCTGATGCTGCTGCTGGCCATCGCCTTGATTCCGGCGTTTGTGGGCGAATCCCACTTCAACGCCATGAACTATTCCTTGAACTTCCAGTGGACGCCGGAGCGACGTCAGCTCGAATATTTGCGCCAGACCAGCGCCAGCGTGGAAACGGCGAAGGAAGTGAAAATCTTCGGCCTGCACAACTTTTTCATCGATCGCTTCCGCGAACTGTCAGACAAGTTTTATGACGCCAATCGCGCACTCGCCGGCAAGCGCGCGTTCTGGGGCACCTTGCTCTCCGCGCTCGGCACCATGGGCTACTACGTGGCGTATGGCTACATCGCCTGGCGCACCGTCCGCGGTGATTTCAGTGTGGGTGACCTCACCTTCCTTGCTGGCAGTTTCCGCCGTTTGCGGCAATTGCTTGAAAGCTTGTTGACCGGCTTCTCCCAAGTGGCAAGTCAGGCCCTGTATCTGGACGACTTGTATTCGTTCTTTGAAATCCAACCGGAAATCATTTCCAAAGCTGATGCGATTGCCGTCCCGAAACCGATTCGCACCGGCTTCGTCTTCGACAACGTCGGCTTCCGCTATGAGGGCTCGGAGAACTGGGCGCTGCGCCACCTCAGCTTTGAACTACATGCCGGCGAAGTGCTGGCCTTGGTGGGCGAAAACGGCGCAGGCAAAACCACCTTGGTGAAGTTGCTGGCGCGTTTGTACGATCCCGATGAAGGACGGATCACGCTGGATGGTCGCGACTTGCGCGATTACGACTTGGACGAACTGCGCGCCAACATCGGCGTGATCTTCCAAGACTTTGTCCGCTATCACATGACCGCCGCCGAGAACATCGGCGTGGGCCAGATTTCAGACATGAACAATCGCGCACGCATCGAAGACGCGGCGCGACGCGGGATGGCTGATGAGGTGATCGCCGGTTTGCCCAAAGGCTATGAGCAAGTGATCGGCCGTCGTTTCAAGGAAGGCATGGACCTCTCCGGTGGACAGTGGCAGAAAATCGCCATTGCGCGCGCCTACATGCGCGATGCCCAAGTGATGATTCTCGACGAGCCGACCGCCGCATTGGATGCCCGGGCGGAGTTTGAAGTCTTCGAGCGATTCAAGGAGCTAAGCGACGAGAAGACGGCTGTCTTGATCAGCCACCGTTTCTCAAGCGTGCGTATGGCAGACCGGATTCTGGTGCTCGCCCACGGCAAGGTCGAGGCCTCGGGCACGCATGAGCAGCTGATGGCCCAAGGTGGCCGCTATGCCGAGCTGTTCGAACTCCAAGCCCAAGGCTATCGCTAG
- a CDS encoding DUF456 domain-containing protein, which translates to MDMQHLYFAGAAVLILIGIAGTLLPAIPGLPLVFIGLLLAAWANHFERVGAITLVVLAFLTVISLVVDYWASAKGAERTGASRLAVLGAAIGTLATFVLGPIGLFVGPFIGAAIGEIIHRRSLAGGDLGAATKIGVGATLGAIFGIVLKLGIAFLMLGLFALAWFA; encoded by the coding sequence TTGGACATGCAACACCTGTATTTCGCGGGAGCCGCCGTACTGATCCTGATCGGTATCGCAGGCACCCTCCTTCCCGCGATTCCCGGCTTACCCCTTGTTTTTATTGGACTTTTGCTTGCCGCCTGGGCAAACCATTTCGAACGCGTCGGCGCGATCACGCTTGTGGTTTTGGCATTCCTGACCGTCATCTCCTTGGTGGTGGATTACTGGGCGTCGGCCAAAGGTGCGGAACGGACGGGCGCCAGCCGGCTGGCCGTGTTGGGGGCGGCGATCGGCACACTTGCGACGTTTGTCCTGGGTCCGATCGGACTCTTTGTGGGGCCATTCATTGGTGCGGCCATCGGTGAAATCATCCATCGGCGCAGTCTTGCCGGCGGCGACCTGGGCGCCGCGACCAAGATCGGTGTGGGCGCAACCTTGGGTGCGATCTTCGGCATTGTGTTGAAACTCGGCATCGCGTTTTTGATGTTGGGCTTGTTTGCGCTGGCGTGGTTCGCATGA